A single Macrobrachium nipponense isolate FS-2020 chromosome 5, ASM1510439v2, whole genome shotgun sequence DNA region contains:
- the LOC135215845 gene encoding GATA zinc finger domain-containing protein 15-like, translating to MNNSNSNSRSSNSSDSDRNCSSSSGNDNRNSNNITDTELSCAELSVLRSNNRSNSSTTTINNSISNNNTNDNNSSNNNSGSSGSSNSNSGSRSSNSSSISASSSNDESISNTATALVALTVAVATAAEAAVIANNNSASGVAIAAATTEVTVAATAIAMKKVAPTTTAVAAIVVVIAAPTKSAPFALSHG from the exons ATGAACAACAGCAATAGTAATAGCAGAAGTAGCAATAGCAGTGACAGTGACAGGaactgcagcagcagcagtggcaaCGACAACAGAAATAGCAACAACATCACAGACA ctgaattgtcctgcgcggaattgtcggtGCTCCGCAGCAACAACCGAAGCAACAGTAGCACCACCACCATCAACAATAGCATCAGCAATAATAATACCAATGACAACAATAGCAGCAACAATAACAGCGGCAGCAGTGGTAGTAGCAACAGCAATAGCGGCAGCAGGAGTAGCAATAGCAGCAGCATATCAGCAAGCAGTAGCAATGACGAAAGTATCAGCAACACAGCGACAGCATTAGTAGCATTAACAGTAGCAGTAGcaacagcagcagaagcagctgTAATAGCAAACAACAATAGCGCATCAGGAGTAGCAATAGCAGCAGCAACAACCGAAGTAACAGTAGCAGCAACAGCAATAGCAATGAAAAAAGTAgcaccaacaacaacagcagtggcagccatagtagtagtaatagcagcacCAACCAAATCAGCGCCATTTGCTCTGTCTCACGGCTAA